Sequence from the Lasioglossum baleicum chromosome 9, iyLasBale1, whole genome shotgun sequence genome:
tattaaataaatgatttttcttTTCATAGGTGGAGCAGTTGCTATCAATTTAGCCACAAAACCAGAGAATTCACAAAAAATTTGGTGCCTTATTCTAGAAAACACCTTTACCAGTATTCCTGATATGGCTGCGTTATTGTTTGGATTAAAATTTGTACAATATCTTCCACTTTTTCTATATAAAAATAAGGTGAATTGTTTCGTTTCTAACTTGAATGGCTTTTAACAAATGTTTAATTCCTAAATTaaggtatatgtatacaatgtagGTGTTTattgattaatgaaattatgttTACAGTATCTGTCCATTCTTAAAGTGCGGTCAGTCACAGTACCTACGTTATTTATTTCTGGATTGGCAGATACATTAGTACCACCACGTATGATGCAAGATCTATACAAAAATTGCAGAAGCTCGTGTAAGAAAATTCTTCAGGTCACAGGTGGCACGCATAATGAAACTTGGTGTCAACCAGGATACTACCAAAACATATGCACTTTCTTGAACGAGCTGAGGGAGAACCCTCCTGCTCAAGTAACATCTACTCATTGGCAAATCGACgatatataatagaaataaaaaaagaaaagaactaCCATACTCATTTTTCGTCCAAAACGATaactatattttaaatatatgttCAATACTACGTTAATATGTATTTTAAGGAATAGAGTTTAGTACTACATATTGAATACATTCAACAATTTCTATTGTGATCATTAATTCTATTGCAATTACAATTCATCTCATAATTGACTGGGATCAATCTTCTTTTCACGAGTTCGGATAATGAACACTAGTTCCACGTGTAATATCATGAAGAGTATAATTCCAAAAATCATCGAATTATTCTGACCAAGTTAAATATAGTAAAAACATTCGTCTCGACTAAAGATCGCAAATGGTCCAATGAGAGAGAGACTCGAGTCCTTCCAATAAATAGATCTTTATCTATCATGAATTTGATGAAGTAGgtgaataatttaaattttactatttcatacatCGAATATATCGGCTGTTTTTATATTtgaatgtatacatattatatttaacATGAGTGCTAATGTATTTACATGTGACGATTTAGAATTATATATGCATGTATGTGCatgtatttatttctgtttttttatatatatataaagttaAAATatctgtatatatgtacatatttatagtacattgaatattaaaagtaaacacttttcttaatttttcttaCTATTCTTATAACAATCAAATGTAATCAGTATTCCGATGACAGTGTTCCGACATAAAATTACCTGTCACAGTTGAAATTTCTTTGATCTCTTCTTTAATTTGTAAAGAGCATTTGATATTTGTAAATTTTTCTAAAACAATAACTATAATAACTCTTCAAATAATCATGTAATGTTTACACTTGTTGCACagtgcaattaattaaaaaaagtatagattttgtaattttacATTAAATAGTAAGAATGAATAGCAAATGAATTATGTAAAACTAAAACGTATAGCTGTGCCAttactaaaatatattttattatgaccaaatatgaatatgaaatatgagaatgatttttatgtatatagattaaaaataacaaatgcaTATAATTTGAATTATAACATTATTTGTTACAAGTTTATAATAGCTTGTTCAATTATAATACTAAAAGAAACTCAAAAAAagcattataaataattatgtataatatatatatatatatataaaatatttcattattgtATGATAATCGcaattctgaaaagaagaaagatGTATATACGTTCTTACCGTATGTCGAAAACACAAATaaatttgtatagtatacaataataaatatcaaaattttctattgCTTCTTCTCCTTTTCAGAATTTATTTTTACGACCAGATAATTGTATATCCACAATCACCAATATTGATAATAAACCTGTGCATAATCACAGGTCAAACGTTACCACTTGATTATTGGTTGAATCGGCGACAGGTCTCGCTGAgcgtggcgttggcattggccgagccggagtCCGTCAGCTGTAGCCGCgctttgattggtccgtggttgtTAGATTCAGTTGATAATCTCAAACTCGAGATACACAATTagagatataaattttattcacATTTTACACGTTACCTAAGAGTACTGTAAAATATAACTATAATAACATCTCTGCTTGTAGctatagaaaataatatatttctcaTGATTTCTTAAAAAAGTTCATTAGAGTCATTTGTTTTGTGCCCTTCTTCCCTTTTGGTTCAGAATGAGATTCAGGTGTCACTGATTTCTTCATTTCTATTACTTCTggttcttcctctgaacaactTTCATAAACATGCACCTTCTTCGTAACAAGGAATCCATCCTCCTCAAACGTTTTATCTACCACTTTTAAAACCTTACGTTTTCCACCCTCGTGTTTAACTTTAGGTGGGGATGGAGAACGTGTCCCTACAGGTGAAACTTTTTCTGGGGAAGGAGAATGGGGTGGAGTTTCTTCCGCCTCGTCCGATGATCCAGATTCACTGGAATCACTCTGTACAGCAATACGTTTCCGTCTTTTAACGGGTGTACTGATTTCTTTACTCCTGTTGCGCTTCTTCCCACGTGTATTTTTCTTTTGATTACTTTCACCTTCAGAGGTAACTTTCTCCTTCACAGTTTCCTTTACCGCAGAATTTGTAGCCTTCTCAGTTTCCTTCGCTGCAGAATTTGTAGCTTTTTCAGTTTCTTTTACCGCAGAATTTATAGTTTTCCCAGTTTCTAGGGATGCTGAATTTGTAGGTTTTACTTGGTTCTTGCCTTGCTGTAGAAAACTACCAAGTCCACCTTTCTGCGTACTCTTTTTCGATGACTTGGATGTTTCTTTTTTAGGTGAATGTTTTGTCTGTTTGGAAGAATTAGCTTTCTCCGAGCTAGAAGATGACGTCGAGGGTGGGCTCTTCTGCTTATTAATAGCTTTTCCAAAAAGATTACTGAAACCTTTCTGTTGATCATTTTTCTTTACGTCATCTGATTTCTTCTCTGgacttttttcttccttttctttaATGGACTTGGCTGTTTGTTCGTGAGATACCGATGGTATTTCTGTTGCAGCAGCACCCCAACGTATAGCATGCATTTCTTCGTCGCTACGCTCATTGTTTTCAAGACACTTGATTCCACTGTATTTAATATCTCCATTCTCAGCGAGTCCCAGTGTCTGTATATCGGGAAGTACTCTGTGAAGACTATAAATATGTTCAGATATGATCGAAGAAAACTTTTCTTTCGCCAATGCTAAATCTTTCTCCTTTACGACTTCGACACGTATATCATCCTCCTTTAAAATACCCATCAACAAGTAAGTACAGTCGAAAgtattttcattcttctttcttTGCCGGAATTCCCATAAAATCTGCTTGGCGATGTTCACGTGAACTTCTAGCTCTTTGCTTAACCATTTGTACGTTACCtaaagtttgaaaattaaaatgaaatccTGATTTCTTATCAGAACTGAAGGACAAGtttatagaaaataattatagCAATTCATGAATTAAATATACACTTAATCGACACATTTAATATAGATAAAACAAATATTAGGGCAAAGAATGATGATCAAAATGTTTACCAGCTTGTCATTATCAAATATATATCCAGATACAGTTTCTAAATACTCCTCCAGCGATTCCATGATCATATTTGATTTGATTTTAAGTATCTCTAAAGATTAATTATAGGTTGACCGCAGTTCACCGTGGTTCACCGGTCGTTCAAACTGGTTCAAACCGTCCAAACTACTCCAAACCTGCTTTCTCTTCAACAACTGCGCGCCATTTACTTACAGTGTtcaatattgccaatagttgCGCAAAGGTTCCTATGACGCGCAAATTAAAAGTTgcaaaaatgcacaactttttcgaataaatagtaaatatattgtGCATAGTCGTACATGTTCGTATTTTAAAATCACTCTTGAgacaattgaaattgaagtttataGCTGTTTATATGTagtttactatatatatatatatatatatatatatacaatatatacatcTCGTGCATGCAGCTTTATATAGGTAGTAAGGTAGTTTGATAATTGCATGATGGTGGCAACCCTAAGGTTGGTGAAAATTTTTTTCGGAACGTAAATTGTGCCAGATGAAACAGTGAGCCAGCGTTCACGTAACAAACGAGCTCGTTTTGACGATTCCTCGTGGTGGTGATCTCGGTGAATTGATTCAGGTTTCTTGTGAGTGAACGTTGTGTGATTCCTTTATGTAAAAGCGAAAGGAAGAAAGTATGGTCTCGGTGATGCAGCCGTTCATGGTAAGCGTACAACATCGAGGAAGCGTAAATAGGTGTTACCGGTTTCCTTCTGCTCTTGACACTCTAAACTGGTTTTCTCGTTTCTGTTATGAAATTCTAAAAGATAAGTGACTGTCTGATTGTGTGACAGGATGTGGAGAGCTCCAGAAGTTACATCGATGAGCTGTATTCGCCAGATCCTCAGAAATGTTTGGAAGCTATTATGTGAGTTAAAATTCCACTTAACCTCTACGCTTGTCTGTTCGAAGCTTTTATTTCTTTGATATGTATAAAAGTAATGGCTATTCTTTTATTAGAATGTATATTCGGAATATATTTAATCTTCACAACATTGACTGATgaactttcttttattttgtacaatatttttggaCTTTTTCGAGACAAGTTCATCTTGACTGTGTATGTATTTAAAAGCCTTTCAATGCTGTGAAACCAATGACACCGTTTTAAATTGTTTCTGTCTCCGAGAACTTGGGGTTCACTTGTACATTTATacacttatttataataagtagactgcggatctttatgtatttatgacacttgtggaaattttcaaaaaatgctaaaatataaaattcgatagaatccagtagtatttttatttgttttcgaTCTACAAAGACTCTGTTCTCATTAAAAATAGCATTTTGCTTTGttgcactttcttaaaatttgtctctaaaaattggaaattacataaacatctgcagtctaataagtGAAACTAGTTTATTCTTTGtcatcaaagtttttttgttttattcattttttaaaacataaacatatatatatatatatatatatatatatatatatatatatatatatatatatatatatatgtaacatCGTTACTTTCAGTTATAACTAGcatttttaattataacatTTGATGTCTGTCTTGCCCGAgtatgtttatttttatttgtgtcATGTGCATTTTACTTTACAGATGTCTGAAAAACTCTGTGATCGGTAGTAATAGACAAAAGGGTTCAGTGATTGCTCAAGGAGTAGTACCTAGATTATTGCAACTACTTGGAGATTCATCAGGCACCATCGAAGATCGTATAAGACTTGAATCGGCAGTGACATTGGGTTCTTTGGCCAAAGGAACGGATCAGCATGTATTGGCACTTATAGATCTTGGTGTAGTGCCATTGCTTTTTCAGGTGTTATTATCTACACCTGCCTCAGACACATCTCCAGAAGGAAAGCCAAAAGTAACGGACCTGTTACTCGAAGCGTGTTTACGATGTTTACGTACAGTATTTCAACATCCAGCAGCACCGGTTCATTCGATATATCAAGATCCTGCATTGGTGCCCAGATTAGTGTCGTTGGCAAATAGATCCGTAACTTCTCAAATTTGTGTAGCAACGATTTTAACAACAGCATGCAAGGTAAAAACAGGTAGCAACAAGGTAGCAACAATCGGAAATTGTTGTAACAATTTCGTGAATAATTCGTATTCTTTTTACTCAGACAACGGAAGAACAAAACGCGTTATCGGAAGGAGGAGCAGTAGGAATATTAGCAATGCAATTGGATTCTCCGTTACCTGATGTGCAATTATCAGCTTTAGCATGCCTAGCGAACATGTGTTACAAAAATTACAGGGTGTGCGTTATGGTTGCCTCTGCGTCTACCAGTAACACGATACAAGGTAGACACGTACCTGTAGCGCTAGGACAATTAATGGGCCGCGAGAAAAGTTCGTTGATTCAACTCGAAGCTGCAAGATGCGTCACGTACATGCATAGAACAGGGGTTCTACTGTACAAAGATCCCAGAATTATTTACCGTGCTTTACCCTGTTTGGTGAGACTTTGCTACCGAGATCGTCCTCCGCGCGAAAGGGTAGCTGCTGCAGAAACATTAGCTTTCCTGACTGAAGTCAATACCGAATTACAACGTTTAGCTTCTATTAGTAACCATTTAATTCCCACGCTTGCAGAGCTGTTACGACCTCATCCTCACGTAAGTCCGATACGTTACGAATCGAATCTATCGCTATCCATCACCTCTGCTATCGCCTCTGACGAGATACGCTTCTTTTTGCACTTTTAGGTACAGGATGCAACCTTGACACAAGACATGCGACAAGCTGCATTCAGGGCATTCGCGTCCCTTAGTGCAAATGACGAAGATATTCGAAAGCGTATCATAGAGAAGGAGAATCTTATGGAACAGGTAGTGTCGGGTCTTCAAGATCCTGGAGGTCACGTACGTTTAGCAGCGGTTAGATGCCTACATTCGCTGTCTAGAAGTGTTCAACAGCTACGAACAAGTTTCCAAGACCATGCAGTCTGGAGACCGCTTATGCAGTTGTTACACGGAGCAGACAAGGGATTGGAGGGTAAAATATGACACTGTCTTCATCAATTATCCCAAAAGAAAAACTATATATCACATGTGATTTTGTTAGGGGTGTGCGAGGACCCGAAAATCTCAAGTCATCTCATCCGATGGTTAGGTGGTGATTTTCAGGTTCTCTTGGTCGCACAGCTCTAGCTTTTCtacttttaacactaaaccttacTACCGAGGTCTTAACTGTGGCACACATAACCGGTGTACACACATACAGAGTTCCCTTGgtcaaaatgacaagattgattctatatttagactttgcgcgcGGCTCCTATTGATAATACCTGCGCGCTCCACTagagatatctatacaatcatttcttatgaaattgcttctttcatttcaataattggtaggtttagcgttattATTACGATTTTTAGTATTACGAACAAATAATTTCCATGTTTTCATGATTCATTAACACACAACTGCATActgtacaattttaataatcaatgTAATTGTATTATATAGGCAGAGGCgaaagtgaaattgatttattaaCCGTTGCCTCGAGTACTTTATGTAACTTATTATTGGAATTTAGTCCAAGCAAAGAACCAATTCTCGAGTCCGGCGGGATAGAATTATTATGCTCGCTAACGAAACGGTGTACGCCAGCTTTACGACTGAATGGAATTTGGGCATTGATGAATGTGGCTTTCCAAGCTGAACAACAAGTAAAGTTACAAATTCTGTCATGCTTGGGTACCGATCAAATCTTTTGCCTGCTGGCTGACCAAGACATACCAATTTTAATGAAGACTCTGGGTCTGTTACGAAATTTACTTTCCACAAGCGCTCACATTGACCGTATCATGGGTGAACATGCTGCGCACGTAATGCAAGCTGTTATATTAGTCCTGGAAGACCCAAGACATCCAGCAGATGTGAAAGAACAAGCGCTCTGTATTTTGGCGAATGTGGCTGACGGTAATCGCGCGAAGGATCACATTATGGCCAATGAAGATGTGCTTAAGAAACTTATGGATTACATGGTGCGCCGAAAACCttcttttaccatttttaagcTTTTATTTTCAAACGTTAACATTGTTTTCGTTCGGATTTTCGTTCAGTATTTTAGTCTAGAAAACCTTTTACATACATATCTAATTGATGAACGACACTTTGCTGTGTTTCTCACAGTTTCATTGTCACAGATCCCTGTTCTATCTCTGTCTAGACTAAAATACTTTCTTACAAAATTATAGTTGAATGTTTAGTTAGTTATTTTGATATTAATGTTTAGATGCATAACAATATAAAGCTGCAAGTGGCAGCTGTGCTGTGTGTGTGCAACCTAGTCTGGAAAGAGGAACCTGGAGCTGCGCAGAGGCAAGCACGTTTAAGGGAATTAggcttttatcgtattttacaaCAATTGCGGCATACCAAGGAACTTCAATTATTTGATAAGTAAGACTCGAAAAATCATTTAGTTTTAAATTTGTTCTATTTTTCACTTCTTTCATTTATTAAAAGGTGTTTAAATATGATTGCAGATTGATTGTTTCGCTAGGTCTCGTTACATCTTAACGATTTCTGATTGTTTTCGTTTCAGGGTCAGAACTTGCATGGCACAATTCTATGATGCCTAAACtacgaaaaaaaacacgttacCGACGCAAATTAGGTTTTGATTTAGAGTTCTTTTATACTTGAATACAATTATATTTTGGTGTTAACTCTGTGATCCTGTACTTTGTTAATGCATAagcattttatatttatatagaaaaaaaaaatacaaaaacgaTAATCCCTCAACGATGTAATCTGTTTATATTGtatgtatttctttctttttaatttaaacaaaaaaaaaagtggtGTTGAACGTTTCTGTACACatatttaaaaagaagaaaaatgtaTGTAGCACATATAATTAATTGCTTCACAAAGTTTCAAAACACGAGTCAGTCGTCCGACAATGACGATGATATTAAAAGTGATTGTACGACAGAAGCGTTCGAATCGTGAAGTGATAacaaattacaaaaatatttgtatGATATATACTTTTAACTTCAAcgactatattttattataaatataagtaGGAAAGTTGATAACTCTATTTCTTATCGTGaaataatatttgtattatGTATTTAAAAAGAAGTATTTGACTAGCACACTTTTACAGACTATCAGATTTTACATCTTTGGTACACAGCTTGAAAAAACATACTTATGAAATTGAAATACCTTTGATTCTTAACAACGTACTTTTTCTTTCTTACTATTCTCATTAAATCTAACACACCAGGAATGTTAAGTTTCAAATAATAAGtacgaaatattaatgtaaatgtACGGAGTGATATAATGCTCCTAGTATTATCATCTTGTTTGAtttgataaaaaataaaatcatcaTCGTCTCTTCCGATTGTTGCTGCAGACTGCAGACTGCAACTAATCATGTATCATGGTAATAGAGAGAATGTAAGcgcttttataaaaattaagcaGATGCGTTACTATCACTCGAAAGCTTTTCCATTGGGTTATTAGCCAATGGATCCAATTCAGCGAACAAATCCAACCAGGAATTTCCTTTTTGTTTTCCAGTCTTATTTTTCTTctgcaacacacacacacacacaaaaggAAATAATACAAATTGTCTTTCCACAAAACCAattgttttgtaaaataaaatattgttcttCTACATGTTAAGATcataataaaacaaaaaaaaatcattatttaataattcatgTCATTAATCTTTACTTACTTTGTCATCCGAATTGTTAGTAGGCATGGTTTTTTGTCCTATGCCCATCGCTGCATCAcctaaactttgttttaaaatATTGGCCGGTAAAAACGTGTCGGTAGCTATCGCATCCCATTCGTTACCAATGTTTGGGTTGTCACCGAGTATGTCCTTCAAGAGAGCCAAATTTTCGGATGTAAGAGACTGCAACGATTCTTCTCCTTGATCATGTGATTCTAAAGAGGACAAAGTACTTGAAGGATTGAAATTCGTATCAGATTTATCGAATATATCCAATCCCAAATTTTGTTCCTCCAAACTTTTTTGTAGTTTCGAGTGATTTTCTTCTCGCGTATTATTAGCTGATTGTTCATTTTTACATGACACGTTGTTGTCCAAGATCAAATTGTCGAAAAGTTCATGGAGATTCTCTTTATGCTCTGTATTAGAATCTGACTGAACAATTCCATTTTTCGAAGAACTGGGACTCGTATCTAATCCATCCAATTTGAGTATGTCTTTCGTATCGCACTCGATGTCCAATAGCTTTTCATCTTCTTTATCGTTGTCATTTGTTGTATTGTCCGTGGCTGGTTTCACCTCTTCAGCTTCCTCTATGCTATCGTGATAATCCATGTCAAAGAAGGGTAGTAATCTATGGTAAAACAAATATTACCAGCCAGTTATTACCACTTATTACCACCAACCAACCAGTGTTCTCCATTTTTCGAAACTCACAACTAGAGTAGACTTACTTGTCTTTGTCATCGGGATCATCGTCTCCGCCAGTTTCCTGGGCCAATTTGGTAGACGTTTCGGCAAGTTCTCTCACAACCATAAAATCATAACGCTGATATCCTTTGAAACTGGTTGCAATCGTTGAGTATGCTTGTGCCGATTTTTTGGTAAAATTTAAAAGTGTGCTTTGGTATAAAACTAAAGCATGACTGAACATATTGCATCTTGCAGCTGCTAGAAGATCTACTTTTTGAAGACAATCTAAGGCTAAGTTATCAAATGCCACCTTGCCCCTGTATTCGGACAGGTATAGTAAATATAATTGTACTTGaacgtgtatgtatgtatagtaaAATCAATTGTATAAATAGTACATACAGTCTGACACGTGTTTGTACTTTGCGAAACTTTTCCAATTGTTTCGTCGTATCCGGATCTAATTCCTGAGAAACATTTTTCATCCATAACAGTGCCGCTCTGTACTCTGTACGAGCTTTTTCCATTGCTTGAACGTTCTGCAATGTATCTTCGATAGCTCTCTGTCTAAAAGTTTCTACTTCTTGATACAATCGACCTAACGGAGCTCTTAGAGCAAGTCTTTGTTGACTCGAATAGGACAATGATTTTCCAACCGCCGACATCATTTTTCCAGCTCTAGTCTTATCTTGTTTACCGGCATCTTTCAGGAACCTTCCCATCGCGTTCTCTTCTTGCGCAAGATCTACAGagaattgtacaaattaatgTATCGTTCGTATCTAGTAGTATACGCATCTTATACTTATCgtgtttattttttcatttgaaCTAACTGCATAATCTTTCTTGATATTTGTCGATGACTCTCTGCAAATAAGAGCAAGATTCTTGTATACTACGAAACAATTCCAACTTTGCGTCTAGCTCTGCATCGGACGCCACTATACAATCGTCTTCCTTCTTTCCTAACTTTCGTGATAGCGTCTGCTTCGTGACCCAGAACTGGTGTTGCATTTTTGTGATGGCAGAATCGTCGTGCATATTGGTCCTCTGCGTCCAGCAATTGAAACCGTTTCCCGATACACCTGGTACGTTCCTGTTACTGATCATTACATGTAAATTTGATTAATTTCGAATAGATATTTTTACTTCTGAACAATATGGAAGTGAACAAATACATAATGCAGTTACATATTTAGTCGTTTAAATGCGTAGGCAGGCGCCAGTCATCTAAATACGATACGCGCGATAAGCGATTATGCGATAATTTATTGCATAAATTACACGCACGATGCGGTGgctaaacatatatatatatttcgaaataataataatcttaCGAAAACACTTACTACGAAGTCATGATGGAAGACACTGGgttaaaatgtaaatttatgGTTAACGATTACAGCTACAAGAAACTTGAACAACTTCTAAATAAGATTTGCGATGCAATAAGCGATATGCAAGCATCATATTTCTTTAACGCACATATTGCCACTTTCGAATAAGTTAAAAGATATATCGATCCTTAATATTTTAAAGAACACGCAAGTACATACTTTCGCTGTCAAGAGGTAACAGATCGAGATAACGACTTGtatttacttatatatatatatgtatgtagttaTCATTATACGAGCATTATATATGTAGATCACTTGACCAGAAGCGAAACTCCGACGTATTTTCAGAAGCAATTTTCTGGTGCTCAATGCTCATGCGCGACCcgagttatatatatatgttctatacatattattattattatttattattattattattatatacggaccgcatagtaacgacggatgctggtgggggacagtgggcgctacggtggggacagttttgcctcaattgaggcaaaattgcccacgcctgct
This genomic interval carries:
- the LOC143212457 gene encoding uncharacterized protein LOC143212457; translated protein: MIMESLEEYLETVSGYIFDNDKLVTYKWLSKELEVHVNIAKQILWEFRQRKKNENTFDCTYLLMGILKEDDIRVEVVKEKDLALAKEKFSSIISEHIYSLHRVLPDIQTLGLAENGDIKYSGIKCLENNERSDEEMHAIRWGAAATEIPSVSHEQTAKSIKEKEEKSPEKKSDDVKKNDQQKGFSNLFGKAINKQKSPPSTSSSSSEKANSSKQTKHSPKKETSKSSKKSTQKGGLGSFLQQGKNQVKPTNSASLETGKTINSAVKETEKATNSAAKETEKATNSAVKETVKEKVTSEGESNQKKNTRGKKRNRSKEISTPVKRRKRIAVQSDSSESGSSDEAEETPPHSPSPEKVSPVGTRSPSPPKVKHEGGKRKVLKVVDKTFEEDGFLVTKKVHVYESCSEEEPEVIEMKKSVTPESHSEPKGKKGTKQMTLMNFFKKS
- the LOC143212452 gene encoding armadillo repeat-containing protein 8; translation: MVSVMQPFMDVESSRSYIDELYSPDPQKCLEAIICLKNSVIGSNRQKGSVIAQGVVPRLLQLLGDSSGTIEDRIRLESAVTLGSLAKGTDQHVLALIDLGVVPLLFQVLLSTPASDTSPEGKPKVTDLLLEACLRCLRTVFQHPAAPVHSIYQDPALVPRLVSLANRSVTSQICVATILTTACKTTEEQNALSEGGAVGILAMQLDSPLPDVQLSALACLANMCYKNYRVCVMVASASTSNTIQGRHVPVALGQLMGREKSSLIQLEAARCVTYMHRTGVLLYKDPRIIYRALPCLVRLCYRDRPPRERVAAAETLAFLTEVNTELQRLASISNHLIPTLAELLRPHPHVQDATLTQDMRQAAFRAFASLSANDEDIRKRIIEKENLMEQVVSGLQDPGGHVRLAAVRCLHSLSRSVQQLRTSFQDHAVWRPLMQLLHGADKGLEGRGESEIDLLTVASSTLCNLLLEFSPSKEPILESGGIELLCSLTKRCTPALRLNGIWALMNVAFQAEQQVKLQILSCLGTDQIFCLLADQDIPILMKTLGLLRNLLSTSAHIDRIMGEHAAHVMQAVILVLEDPRHPADVKEQALCILANVADGNRAKDHIMANEDVLKKLMDYMMHNNIKLQVAAVLCVCNLVWKEEPGAAQRQARLRELGFYRILQQLRHTKELQLFDKVRTCMAQFYDA
- the Ica69 gene encoding islet cell autoantigen 1-like protein isoform X1 → MTSYNRNVPGVSGNGFNCWTQRTNMHDDSAITKMQHQFWVTKQTLSRKLGKKEDDCIVASDAELDAKLELFRSIQESCSYLQRVIDKYQERLCNLAQEENAMGRFLKDAGKQDKTRAGKMMSAVGKSLSYSSQQRLALRAPLGRLYQEVETFRQRAIEDTLQNVQAMEKARTEYRAALLWMKNVSQELDPDTTKQLEKFRKVQTRVRLGKVAFDNLALDCLQKVDLLAAARCNMFSHALVLYQSTLLNFTKKSAQAYSTIATSFKGYQRYDFMVVRELAETSTKLAQETGGDDDPDDKDKLLPFFDMDYHDSIEEAEEVKPATDNTTNDNDKEDEKLLDIECDTKDILKLDGLDTSPSSSKNGIVQSDSNTEHKENLHELFDNLILDNNVSCKNEQSANNTREENHSKLQKSLEEQNLGLDIFDKSDTNFNPSSTLSSLESHDQGEESLQSLTSENLALLKDILGDNPNIGNEWDAIATDTFLPANILKQSLGDAAMGIGQKTMPTNNSDDKKKNKTGKQKGNSWLDLFAELDPLANNPMEKLSSDSNASA
- the Ica69 gene encoding islet cell autoantigen 1-like protein isoform X2, with the translated sequence MHDDSAITKMQHQFWVTKQTLSRKLGKKEDDCIVASDAELDAKLELFRSIQESCSYLQRVIDKYQERLCNLAQEENAMGRFLKDAGKQDKTRAGKMMSAVGKSLSYSSQQRLALRAPLGRLYQEVETFRQRAIEDTLQNVQAMEKARTEYRAALLWMKNVSQELDPDTTKQLEKFRKVQTRVRLGKVAFDNLALDCLQKVDLLAAARCNMFSHALVLYQSTLLNFTKKSAQAYSTIATSFKGYQRYDFMVVRELAETSTKLAQETGGDDDPDDKDKLLPFFDMDYHDSIEEAEEVKPATDNTTNDNDKEDEKLLDIECDTKDILKLDGLDTSPSSSKNGIVQSDSNTEHKENLHELFDNLILDNNVSCKNEQSANNTREENHSKLQKSLEEQNLGLDIFDKSDTNFNPSSTLSSLESHDQGEESLQSLTSENLALLKDILGDNPNIGNEWDAIATDTFLPANILKQSLGDAAMGIGQKTMPTNNSDDKKKNKTGKQKGNSWLDLFAELDPLANNPMEKLSSDSNASA